A DNA window from Eriocheir sinensis breed Jianghai 21 unplaced genomic scaffold, ASM2467909v1 Scaffold611, whole genome shotgun sequence contains the following coding sequences:
- the LOC126993398 gene encoding aconitate hydratase, mitochondrial-like, which translates to MVRCTPLGRVAFVWGVRVLKGYPQEAQDMDIAIGLWRCGQQNSGRTQPKSVVRGQVQARCFHVSPLISTAQKVAMSHLDPGSEMPYPKLQANLDIVQQRLNRPLTLSEKVLYSHLSDPSNQEIVRGESHYLKLHPDRVAMQDATAQMDMLQFISSGLPRVTVPSTIHCDHLIQAQIDGPQDLQRAIEINKGSTISRLLLGPSMELDSGSLALGLFIRSFWRTTLSPGTDSHTPNVGGLGGLCIGVGGADAVDVMADISWELKCPKAPSMRLVKQPLVNRLLS; encoded by the exons ATGGTGCGGTGCACACCTTTGGGCAGAGTTGCCTTTGTCTGGGGTGTGCGTGTCCTCAAA ggttaccctcAGGAAGCTCAGGACATGGAcatcgccataggcctatggaggtgcggccagcaGAACAGTGGCCGCACCCAGCCCAA GAGTGTTGTCCGTGGCCAGGTCCAGGCACGATGCTTCCACGTCTCCCCGCTGATCTCTACGGCCCAGAAGGTGGCCATGTCCCACCTGGACCCTGGCTCGGAGATGCCCTACCCCAAGCTGCAGGCCAACTTAGATATCGTCCAACAAAG GCTGAACCGCCCTCTCACCCTCTCGGAAAAAGTGTTGTACTCTCATCTGTCCGATCCTTCCAACCAAGAAATCGTCCGAGGTGAGTCCCACTACCTCAAGCTCCACCCAGACCGCGTTGCAATGCAGGACGCCACAGCACAGATGGACATGCTTCAGTTCATTAGCTCTGGACTGCCCAGGGTCACCGTACCATCAACCATCCACTGTGACCATCTTATTCAAGCACAG ATCGATGGCCCTCAGGATCTCCAGCGAGCCATTGAAATCAACAAAGGGTCTACAATTTCCCGGCTACTGCTGGGGCCAAGTATGGAGTTGGATTCTGGAAGCCTGGCTCTGGGATTATTCATCAG ATCATTTTGGAGAACTACGCTTTCCCCGGGCACTGATTCTCACACGCCCAACGTAGGTGGTCTTGGAGGCCTGTGCATTGGTGTGGGTGGTGCCGATGCTGTTGATGTTATGGCCGACATTTCCTGGGAGCTGAAGTGCCCTAAG